Proteins found in one Quercus robur chromosome 2, dhQueRobu3.1, whole genome shotgun sequence genomic segment:
- the LOC126712740 gene encoding uncharacterized protein LOC126712740, whose amino-acid sequence MAGKGKSLKELMTSRGKGQSSKVQPSKGPSPSKVKTLPPVVPQGVSDPGLKVIPDLKKKRPVDTPEEGEVAVQPTKQQKTTRAPRSRRGTSSDSRDEGNLAEVRTSPRPWDPKLELDGLAIPYTASVREYNRGRAGYVAEVLEQPLLLPRDMEAYRRCTQSELFLSLKRDLALITQQVFVAEEFCRNSRNLAEAETQARTEVEKALGSLKHDHIKLTAEFKDSENRRKSAEAGLKSAEDQAEDQRKQLYTAQLNLNTERQAVQDLKTALQKVEDELRRVKEDAQLIREAIEAEKEAARQLGAEETEARLSEEIPEVCRDYCSISWAHALDAAGVPADSALRLPESIFYPPEIRANPDEAQVASEQDLAVPDAILVPDVAKDPATDSTIEVPPPQPEQKEDSPAKA is encoded by the exons atggcaggaaagggaaagtctctaaaggagctgatgACCTCTCgggggaaaggtcagtcatcaaaggttcagccatcgaagggaccaagtccatcaaaggtcaaaacccttccccctgtggtcccccagggcgtctcggaccctggccttaaggttatcccggacctgaagaagaagaggccggtggACACGCctgaggaaggcgaggtggctgtccagccgaccaagcagcagaaaaccacacgggcgccaaggagcagaaggggcaCCTCCTCGGACAGCAGGGATGAGGGAAACCTTGCTGAAGTGCGCACTTCCCCTCGTCCATGGGACCCAaagttggagctggatgggCTCGCCATTCCTTACactgcttcggtccgagagtataatcgtggccgggcagggtacgtggcggagGTCTTAGAGCAGCCCCTActtcttcctcgggacatggaggcctacaggcggtgcactcagtccgagctcttcctatcccttaaaagggatctcgcgctg attactcagcaggtcttcgtggctgaggagttttgccGTAATAGCCGCAATCtggctgaggctgagacccaggctcggacagaggtggagaaagccttggggtccctcaagcatgATCACATTAAACTCACGGCTGAGTTCAAGGATTCGGAGAACCGACgtaaaagtgcagaggctggcttGAAGAGTGCCGAGgatcaggcggaggaccagcgcaaacaaCTGTACACGGCTCAGCTTAACCTTAACACCGAGAGGCAGGCAGTGCAGGACCTCAAAACTGCCCTGCAAAAAgtagaggatgagctgaggcgGGTAAAGGAGGATgctcagctgatccgagaggcaaTAGAGGCCGAGAAGGAGGCCGCTCGACAGCTTGGGGCCGAagagacggaggccaggctatctGAGGAGATTCCCGAGgtatgcagggattactgcagtatttcatgggctcatgctcttgatgctgcaggagttcctgcggattcggcactaagactgcccgagagcatcttctatcctccaGAGATCCGAGCTAACCCTGATGAAGCCCAAGTCGCTTCGGAGCaagacctggcggtgcctgatgccatCCTTGTGCCTGATGTGGCTAAGGATCCTGCCACAGACTCTACcattgaggttcctcctcctcagcccgagcagaaagaagattctcccgctaaggcttag